One genomic segment of Abditibacteriota bacterium includes these proteins:
- a CDS encoding DUF262 domain-containing protein, whose amino-acid sequence MNTTLHTDWTVDDLCKGFVYDQNEDRGLFGMDGQLIIQPEYQRNYIYGDGKRDVAVVESLLKGYPLGLIYFVLNRGGKYEVLDGQQRVTSFARFVKMSWPFAVTWKGRERYIGSLD is encoded by the coding sequence ATGAACACCACGCTTCACACCGACTGGACGGTGGACGACCTGTGCAAGGGCTTTGTTTACGATCAAAACGAGGACAGGGGCCTCTTCGGCATGGACGGACAGCTGATCATACAGCCGGAATACCAGCGCAACTACATTTACGGCGACGGCAAAAGGGACGTGGCCGTGGTGGAGTCGCTGCTGAAGGGCTATCCTCTGGGGCTCATCTACTTTGTGCTGAACCGGGGCGGCAAGTATGAGGTGCTGGACGGACAGCAGCGCGTCACCTCCTTTGCCCGGTTCGTCAAAATGTCCTGGCCCTTTGCCGTCACCTGGAAGGGCAGGGAGCGCTATATAGGCAGTCTGGACG